A genomic segment from Chloracidobacterium sp. encodes:
- a CDS encoding nucleotidyltransferase family protein produces the protein MNTETALKVLERCKPKLQEQYGVTRIGVFGSVARNEAGADSDVDIVIEMERPNLFLAAHIKEELEALLQRPVDLVRLRQRMNPALKRRIEQEAIYV, from the coding sequence ATGAACACTGAAACGGCGCTGAAAGTCCTTGAACGATGCAAGCCAAAACTCCAAGAGCAATACGGGGTGACGCGAATCGGGGTGTTCGGCTCGGTGGCGCGAAATGAAGCCGGCGCCGACAGCGATGTGGACATCGTGATTGAGATGGAGCGGCCGAACTTGTTTTTAGCCGCTCATATCAAGGAGGAACTTGAGGCCCTTTTGCAGCGCCCGGTTGATTTGGTTCGCTTGCGTCAGAGGATGAATCCGGCGCTGAAACGCCGCATCGAACAGGAGGCGATCTATGTCTAA
- the cas2 gene encoding CRISPR-associated endonuclease Cas2, producing MEKHWYLVSYDVRDPKRWRKIYERVKGQAERVQYSVFRFYATRTELEAFRYDIACLTAREDDLLVVHLCPSCARRVVDTSTEGTWDETRKRIEILSSSISVWTTGAAGGATPSLVLSSLYGQEHREEALERI from the coding sequence ATGGAAAAGCACTGGTATTTGGTGAGCTACGACGTACGCGACCCCAAGCGGTGGCGCAAGATTTATGAGCGGGTAAAAGGCCAGGCCGAGCGGGTACAGTATTCGGTTTTCCGCTTTTATGCCACGCGGACGGAGCTGGAAGCCTTTCGTTACGACATAGCTTGCCTCACGGCGCGAGAAGATGACCTACTTGTTGTGCACCTATGTCCTAGCTGTGCGCGGCGCGTGGTTGATACGTCAACTGAGGGAACTTGGGATGAGACCCGTAAGCGCATCGAGATTTTGTCATCAAGCATCTCCGTCTGGACAACGGGGGCGGCGGGTGGCGCGACGCCAAGTCTTGTATTATCAAGTCTTTACGGTCAAGAGCACCGCGAGGAAGCGCTTGAAAGGATCTAA